In a single window of the Streptomyces sp. NBC_00285 genome:
- the disA gene encoding DNA integrity scanning diadenylate cyclase DisA, with amino-acid sequence MAANDRAAAPGKSGGSAGSDGLMRASLSAVAPGTAMRDGLERVLRGNTGGLIILGWDKTVETMCTGGFVLDVEFAATRLRELCKLDGGIVLSSDLSKILRAGVQFVPDATIPTEETGTRHRTADRVSKQVGFPVVSVSQSMRLIALYVDGQRRVLEDSAAILSRANQALATLERYKLRLDEVAGTLSALEIEDLVTVRDVSAVAQRLEMVRRIATEIAEYVVELGTDGRLLTLQLDELIAGVEPERELVVRDYVPEPTAKRSRTVDQALYELDALTHAELLELPTVARALGYTGSPEAIDSGVSPRGFRLLAKVPRLPGAIIDRLVEHFGSLQKLLAASVDDLQTVDGVGEARARSVREGLSRLAESSILERYV; translated from the coding sequence GTGGCAGCCAACGACCGGGCAGCAGCTCCCGGAAAGTCCGGTGGGAGTGCCGGTTCCGATGGCCTGATGCGCGCCTCCCTGAGCGCCGTGGCCCCCGGCACCGCCATGCGCGACGGCCTTGAGAGGGTGCTGCGCGGCAACACCGGCGGACTCATCATTCTCGGCTGGGACAAGACGGTGGAGACGATGTGCACGGGCGGTTTCGTGCTGGATGTCGAGTTCGCCGCGACCCGTCTGCGTGAGCTGTGCAAGCTCGACGGCGGCATCGTGCTCTCGTCGGACCTGTCGAAGATCCTGCGGGCGGGCGTGCAGTTCGTGCCTGACGCGACGATCCCGACGGAGGAGACCGGCACCCGGCACCGCACGGCGGACCGGGTCTCGAAGCAGGTCGGCTTCCCGGTCGTCTCCGTCTCCCAGTCCATGCGTCTGATCGCCCTCTACGTCGACGGGCAGCGCCGGGTCCTGGAGGACTCGGCGGCGATCCTGTCCCGGGCGAACCAGGCCCTCGCGACCCTGGAGCGCTACAAGCTCCGCCTCGACGAGGTCGCGGGCACCCTCTCCGCGCTGGAGATCGAGGACCTGGTGACGGTCCGGGACGTCTCGGCCGTGGCCCAGCGCCTGGAGATGGTCCGCCGGATCGCCACGGAGATCGCCGAGTACGTGGTCGAACTGGGCACGGACGGCCGCCTGCTCACCCTCCAGCTGGACGAGCTGATCGCGGGCGTGGAGCCGGAACGCGAACTGGTGGTCCGGGACTACGTCCCCGAGCCCACCGCGAAGCGTTCCCGCACGGTCGACCAGGCGCTGTACGAACTGGACGCCCTGACCCACGCCGAGCTCCTGGAACTGCCCACGGTGGCCCGCGCGTTGGGCTACACCGGCTCCCCCGAGGCGATCGACTCGGGCGTGTCCCCGCGGGGCTTCCGCCTGCTGGCCAAGGTGCCGCGCCTGCCCGGCGCGATCATCGACCGCCTGGTGGAACACTTCGGCAGCCTCCAGAAACTCCTCGCGGCGAGCGTGGACGATCTGCAGACGGTCGACGGCGTGGGCGAGGCAAGGGCGCGCAGCGTCCGGGAGGGCCTGTCCAGGCTGGCGGAGAGCTCGATCCTGGAACGGTACGTGTAG
- the cseC gene encoding two-component system sensor histidine kinase CseC, which produces MRGILRGPVTERVAVRTGLRWKLSAAIALVGALVAIALSLVVHNAARVSMLDNARDLADERVRIAQRNYELTGRPNFPSIVVDDSRLPRALREKVEAGRRATYVSDRRVGGPDIWAAVPVKGGHVLSLHTGFTDRSTDILKDLDQALVIGSIAVVLGGSALGVLIGGQLSRRLRKAAAAANQMARGETDVRVRDAIGGVVRDETDDLASAVDAMADALQQRLEAERRVTADIAHELRTPVTGLLTAAELLPPGRPTELVLDRAKAMRTLVEDVLEVARLDGASERAELQDILLGEFVARRVVAKDPAIEVRVVHESEVTTDPRRLERVLFNLLANAARHGRPPVQVTVEGRVIRVRDHGPGFPEDLLADGPSRFRTGSADRAGQGHGLGLTIAAGQARVLGARLTFRNVRPAGAPDGVPAEGAVAVLWLPEHAPTATGSYPMLP; this is translated from the coding sequence ATGCGGGGGATCCTTCGGGGCCCGGTGACGGAGCGCGTGGCCGTGCGGACGGGGCTGAGGTGGAAGCTCAGCGCGGCCATCGCGCTGGTCGGCGCGCTCGTGGCGATCGCGCTCAGCCTGGTCGTGCACAACGCGGCGCGTGTCTCGATGCTGGACAACGCACGCGATCTGGCGGACGAGCGGGTGCGGATCGCCCAGCGCAACTACGAACTCACCGGACGGCCCAACTTCCCGAGCATCGTGGTCGACGACTCCCGGCTGCCGCGCGCTCTGCGCGAGAAGGTCGAGGCGGGCCGGAGGGCGACCTACGTCTCCGACCGGCGCGTCGGCGGGCCCGACATCTGGGCGGCCGTCCCGGTCAAGGGCGGGCACGTGCTGTCCCTGCACACCGGGTTCACCGACCGCAGCACCGACATCCTCAAGGACCTCGACCAGGCCCTGGTGATCGGTTCCATCGCGGTCGTCCTCGGTGGCAGCGCGCTCGGCGTGCTCATCGGCGGGCAGTTGTCACGTCGGCTGCGGAAGGCCGCGGCCGCGGCGAACCAGATGGCCAGGGGCGAGACCGACGTACGGGTTCGGGACGCGATCGGCGGCGTCGTCCGGGACGAGACCGACGACCTCGCGAGCGCGGTGGACGCCATGGCGGACGCGCTCCAGCAGCGGCTGGAGGCCGAACGCCGGGTCACGGCGGACATCGCGCACGAGCTGCGGACACCGGTGACGGGTCTGCTGACGGCGGCGGAACTGCTGCCGCCCGGCCGGCCCACCGAGCTGGTCCTGGACCGGGCGAAGGCCATGCGCACCCTCGTCGAGGACGTCCTGGAGGTGGCCCGCCTCGACGGCGCCTCCGAGCGGGCGGAACTCCAGGACATCCTGCTCGGCGAGTTCGTCGCCCGGCGGGTGGTGGCGAAGGACCCGGCGATCGAGGTCCGCGTGGTCCACGAGTCGGAGGTCACGACCGATCCCCGCCGCCTGGAACGCGTCCTGTTCAACCTCCTCGCCAACGCCGCCCGGCACGGCAGACCGCCCGTCCAGGTCACCGTCGAGGGCCGCGTCATCCGGGTCCGCGACCACGGCCCCGGTTTCCCCGAGGACCTCCTCGCCGACGGCCCGAGCCGCTTCCGCACGGGCAGCGCGGACCGGGCGGGCCAGGGGCACGGGCTCGGCCTGACGATCGCCGCCGGTCAGGCGCGGGTGCTCGGGGCGCGGCTGACCTTCCGCAACGTACGGCCGGCCGGGGCTCCGGACGGGGTACCGGCGGAAGGCGCGGTGGCAGTGCTCTGGCTACCGGAACACGCCCCCACGGCCACGGGAAGCTACCCGATGCTGCCGTAA
- a CDS encoding BACON domain-containing protein: protein MMSSSPETSTRTTGAHRAQREERDRGAARTLAQRPPARYEPFLDGLFTYCLSVLCDHDTATTALGDVIALAEKRGGPDATGDRRSWLYALARWACLRKLAEAKQKRQSTHAAGRHGVSRKSTEAPVAEELQETRRRELAQLAWPEAAGTTPEQREALELAVRHHLAAHEVAAVLGMDLAGARELLASAACEVERTRAALAVVETGDCPGVARLTGDNQFVLSSALRRELVRHVDDCPRCRRSAERAIPGRWPGAMITPAELPVLEAPRTALHMALAHPPRTRGAAVPRFDRRGFPMDPKDRAARRDRLRARAVTTTVVATVVAAPVLALWAAYRGGPGEGADGHSASAREAHGPGSLDGETASGDYQNAGNARTKPGNRFTKDGRPDVSVEVVSIAGAGKKGAGHLEVGADNNGDTTLVTLTATGDAPVRWSATTGASWLYFSQSSGTLKPGESLTIKVYVNHLREPSGPWSARVAISPAGAVVTIQGYGTAPTPAGPGQATTPPPGPGSSPTTSAPSDPTPSDPPSSSPTPDPTPTDPTPSDPPTSTTPSPTDSGEPSPSSS, encoded by the coding sequence ATGATGAGCAGCAGTCCGGAGACCTCGACCCGCACCACCGGCGCGCACCGGGCGCAGCGGGAGGAGCGTGACCGCGGTGCCGCGCGCACGCTGGCGCAGCGGCCGCCTGCGCGCTACGAGCCGTTCCTGGACGGACTGTTCACCTACTGCCTGTCCGTGCTGTGCGACCACGACACGGCGACCACGGCCCTCGGTGACGTCATCGCGCTCGCCGAGAAGCGCGGCGGCCCGGACGCGACCGGCGACCGCAGGTCCTGGCTGTACGCGCTGGCCCGCTGGGCCTGTCTGCGCAAGCTGGCCGAGGCCAAGCAGAAACGTCAGAGCACCCACGCGGCCGGACGCCACGGAGTCTCCCGGAAGTCCACCGAGGCCCCGGTCGCCGAAGAGCTCCAGGAGACCCGCCGCCGCGAACTCGCCCAGCTGGCCTGGCCGGAGGCGGCCGGTACGACCCCCGAGCAGCGCGAGGCGCTCGAACTCGCCGTACGCCACCACCTGGCCGCCCACGAGGTCGCCGCCGTCCTCGGCATGGACCTGGCCGGCGCCCGCGAACTGCTCGCCTCCGCCGCGTGCGAGGTCGAGCGCACCCGCGCGGCCCTCGCCGTCGTCGAGACGGGCGACTGCCCGGGCGTGGCCCGCCTCACCGGTGACAACCAGTTCGTGCTCAGCTCAGCCCTGCGCCGCGAACTCGTACGCCACGTCGACGACTGCCCGCGCTGCCGCCGCAGTGCCGAGCGGGCGATCCCCGGCCGCTGGCCCGGCGCCATGATCACCCCGGCCGAGCTGCCCGTGCTCGAAGCACCGCGCACGGCCCTGCACATGGCGCTCGCGCACCCGCCACGCACGCGTGGCGCCGCCGTGCCCCGCTTCGACCGGCGCGGCTTCCCGATGGACCCCAAGGACCGCGCGGCCCGCCGCGACCGTCTCCGCGCGCGTGCCGTCACCACGACCGTCGTCGCCACCGTGGTCGCCGCCCCCGTGCTCGCCCTGTGGGCCGCCTACCGGGGCGGTCCCGGCGAGGGGGCCGACGGGCACTCCGCCAGCGCCCGCGAGGCGCACGGCCCCGGCAGCCTGGACGGCGAGACCGCGAGCGGCGACTACCAGAACGCCGGCAACGCCCGCACCAAACCCGGCAACCGCTTCACCAAGGACGGCCGCCCCGACGTCTCCGTGGAGGTCGTGAGCATCGCCGGAGCCGGCAAGAAGGGCGCCGGACACCTGGAGGTCGGCGCCGACAACAACGGCGACACCACCCTGGTCACCCTCACCGCGACCGGCGACGCCCCGGTCCGCTGGTCGGCCACCACGGGGGCCTCCTGGCTCTACTTCAGCCAGTCCTCGGGCACGCTGAAGCCCGGCGAGTCGTTGACGATCAAGGTGTACGTCAACCACCTGCGCGAGCCGTCCGGCCCCTGGAGCGCGCGCGTGGCGATCTCCCCGGCGGGCGCGGTCGTCACCATCCAGGGCTACGGCACGGCACCCACCCCGGCCGGCCCCGGCCAAGCGACTACGCCGCCGCCCGGCCCGGGCTCCAGCCCCACGACCTCGGCGCCGTCGGATCCCACACCGAGCGACCCGCCGTCCTCGTCGCCCACCCCCGACCCGACCCCGACGGACCCCACCCCGTCCGACCCGCCGACCTCGACCACGCCTTCACCGACGGACAGCGGCGAACCGAGCCCGTCCTCGTCGTAG
- the radA gene encoding DNA repair protein RadA: MAARTKSAKERPSYRCTECGWQAAKWLGRCPECQAWGTVEEYGTPAVRTTAPGRVTTSAVPIGEVDGRQATARSTGVPELDRVLGGGLVPGAVALLAGEPGVGKSTLLLDVAAKSASEEHRTLYVTGEESASQVRLRADRIGAIDDHLYLAAETDLSAVLGHLDAVKPSLLILDSVQTVASPEIDGAPGGMAQVREVAGALIRVSKDRGMSTLLVGHVTKDGAIAGPRLLEHLVDVVLSFEGDRHARLRLVRGVKNRYGATDEVGCFELHDEGITGLTDPSGLFLTRRDEPVPGTCLTVTLEGRRPLVAEVQALTVDSQIPSPRRTTSGLETSRVSMMLAVLEQRGRITALSKRDIYSATVGGVKLSEPAADLAIALALASAASDTPLPKNLVAIGEVGLAGEVRRVTGVQRRLSEAHRLGFTHALVPGDPGKVPAGMKVLEVADIGDALRVLPRGRRREAPRDEEDRR; this comes from the coding sequence ATGGCTGCCCGTACGAAGTCCGCCAAGGAGCGCCCGTCCTACCGCTGCACCGAGTGCGGCTGGCAGGCGGCCAAGTGGCTCGGTCGCTGCCCCGAGTGCCAGGCCTGGGGGACGGTCGAGGAGTACGGCACGCCCGCGGTGCGTACGACGGCCCCGGGCCGTGTCACCACCTCCGCCGTGCCCATCGGCGAGGTGGACGGGCGTCAGGCCACGGCCCGTTCGACCGGGGTGCCCGAGCTGGACCGGGTGCTCGGCGGTGGTCTCGTGCCCGGCGCGGTGGCGCTCCTCGCGGGCGAACCCGGCGTCGGCAAGTCCACGCTGCTGCTCGACGTGGCCGCCAAGTCGGCGAGCGAAGAGCACCGCACGCTCTATGTGACCGGCGAGGAGTCCGCGAGCCAGGTCCGGCTGCGCGCCGACCGCATCGGCGCGATCGACGACCACCTGTATCTCGCAGCCGAGACCGACCTGTCGGCCGTCCTCGGACATCTGGACGCGGTGAAGCCGTCCCTGCTGATCCTCGACTCGGTGCAGACGGTGGCCTCCCCCGAGATCGACGGCGCCCCCGGCGGCATGGCCCAGGTGCGCGAGGTGGCCGGGGCGCTGATCCGGGTGTCGAAGGACCGCGGGATGTCGACCCTCCTGGTGGGCCATGTCACCAAGGACGGCGCGATCGCGGGCCCGCGCCTCCTCGAACACCTCGTGGACGTGGTCCTGAGCTTCGAGGGCGACCGGCACGCGCGCCTGAGGCTCGTCCGGGGCGTCAAGAACCGCTACGGCGCCACCGACGAGGTCGGCTGCTTCGAGCTGCACGACGAGGGCATCACAGGGCTCACCGACCCGAGTGGACTTTTCCTGACACGTCGTGACGAACCGGTCCCCGGCACCTGTCTCACCGTCACCCTGGAGGGCCGCCGCCCGCTGGTGGCCGAAGTCCAGGCGCTCACCGTCGACTCGCAGATCCCCTCGCCCCGGCGCACCACCTCGGGGCTGGAGACGTCCCGGGTCTCGATGATGCTCGCCGTCCTGGAGCAGCGCGGCCGGATCACCGCGCTCAGCAAGCGGGACATCTACTCCGCGACCGTCGGTGGCGTAAAGCTTTCGGAACCTGCCGCGGACCTGGCGATCGCCCTCGCGCTGGCGTCGGCGGCCAGCGACACCCCGCTGCCCAAAAACCTCGTCGCGATCGGCGAAGTCGGCCTCGCGGGCGAGGTCAGACGGGTTACGGGCGTCCAGCGCAGGCTCTCCGAGGCACACCGTCTGGGCTTCACACATGCACTCGTACCGGGCGATCCGGGCAAGGTCCCGGCCGGTATGAAGGTCCTGGAAGTAGCCGACATAGGGGACGCCCTGAGGGTCCTTCCGCGAGGTCGTCGGCGAGAGGCCCCACGGGACGAGGAGGACCGCCGGTAG
- a CDS encoding MDR family MFS transporter, translating to MADTQTVETEPDKPQRSVRVVLLALMITMMLAMLDNMIVGTAMPTIVGELGGLEHLAWVVTAYTLATAASTPIWGKLGDMYGRKATFMTSIVIFLIGSALSGMAQDMGQLIGFRAVQGLGAGGLMVGVMAIIGDLIPPRERGKYQGMMAGVMALAMIGGPLVGGTITDNWGWRWSFYINLPLGVVALGLISVVLHLPKKRAKAGIDYLGVVLLTVGITSIVLVTTWGGSQYAWTSARIMELIGIGVASLIGFVFWQTKAAEPIMPLHIFRSRNFTLMSIIGFITGFVMFGATLFLPLYQQSVQGASATNSGLLLLPMLGAMLVTSMVAGRVTTNTGRYYVFPVVGSVLMAIGLYLLSTMDTGTTRFTSGVFMAVVGLGMGCLMQITMLVAQNSVEMKDMGVASSSTTLFRTLGSSFGVAIMGALFNNRVQDVMSERAGALGSKVTEQSAQLDAASLAKLPAAAREAYQYAVSSGTHSAFLLGSIVAVAALVAAVFVKEVPLKGAGPQTSADEPAPAPLVEV from the coding sequence ATGGCGGACACACAGACGGTGGAGACGGAACCGGACAAGCCACAGCGGAGCGTACGGGTCGTCCTGCTCGCGCTGATGATCACCATGATGCTCGCGATGCTCGACAACATGATCGTGGGCACCGCGATGCCGACGATCGTGGGCGAACTCGGCGGGCTCGAACACCTCGCGTGGGTCGTGACGGCGTACACGCTGGCCACCGCGGCCTCGACCCCGATCTGGGGCAAGCTCGGCGACATGTACGGCCGCAAGGCCACCTTCATGACCTCGATCGTGATCTTCCTGATCGGGTCCGCGCTCAGCGGAATGGCCCAGGACATGGGCCAGCTCATCGGTTTCCGGGCCGTGCAGGGCCTCGGCGCCGGCGGTCTCATGGTCGGCGTCATGGCCATCATCGGCGACCTGATCCCGCCGCGGGAGCGCGGCAAGTACCAGGGCATGATGGCCGGCGTCATGGCGCTCGCGATGATCGGCGGCCCGCTGGTCGGCGGCACCATCACCGACAACTGGGGCTGGCGCTGGTCCTTCTACATCAACCTGCCGCTCGGCGTGGTCGCGCTCGGTCTGATCAGCGTCGTACTGCACCTGCCGAAGAAGCGGGCCAAGGCCGGTATCGACTACCTCGGTGTCGTGCTGCTGACCGTCGGCATCACCTCCATCGTCCTCGTCACCACCTGGGGCGGCTCGCAGTATGCCTGGACGTCCGCGCGGATCATGGAGCTGATCGGGATCGGCGTCGCCTCGCTGATCGGGTTCGTGTTCTGGCAGACCAAGGCGGCCGAGCCGATCATGCCGCTGCACATCTTCCGCAGCCGCAACTTCACGCTGATGTCGATCATCGGCTTCATCACCGGTTTCGTGATGTTCGGCGCGACCCTCTTCCTGCCGCTCTACCAGCAGTCGGTGCAGGGCGCGTCCGCGACCAACTCCGGGCTGCTGCTCCTGCCGATGCTCGGCGCGATGCTGGTGACCTCGATGGTCGCGGGCCGGGTCACCACCAACACCGGGCGCTACTACGTCTTCCCGGTCGTCGGCAGCGTCCTGATGGCCATCGGCCTGTACCTGCTGTCCACGATGGACACGGGAACCACGCGGTTCACCTCCGGTGTGTTCATGGCCGTCGTCGGTCTCGGCATGGGCTGCCTGATGCAGATCACCATGCTGGTCGCGCAGAACAGCGTGGAGATGAAGGACATGGGCGTCGCGTCCTCGTCCACCACCCTGTTCCGTACGCTCGGCTCCTCCTTCGGTGTCGCCATCATGGGCGCGCTGTTCAACAACCGGGTCCAGGACGTCATGTCCGAGCGGGCCGGGGCGCTGGGCTCCAAGGTGACCGAGCAGTCCGCGCAGCTGGACGCGGCGAGCCTCGCGAAGCTGCCGGCGGCGGCGCGGGAGGCGTACCAGTACGCGGTGTCGTCCGGCACGCACTCGGCGTTCCTGCTCGGCTCGATCGTCGCCGTGGCCGCGCTGGTGGCGGCGGTGTTCGTCAAGGAGGTACCGCTGAAGGGGGCGGGACCGCAGACGTCCGCCGACGAGCCGGCGCCGGCCCCGCTGGTCGAGGTCTGA
- the cseB gene encoding two-component system response regulator CseB: MADQTHVLFVEDDDVIREATQLALERDGFAVTAMPDGLSGLEAFRANRPDIALLDVMVPGLDGVSLCRRIRDDSTVPVIMLSARADSIDVVLGLEAGADDYVTKPFDGAVLVARIRAVLRRFGHAGGGDRGEESAGATAEAVLTFGELEIDTGGMEVRRAGTPVALTPTEMRLLLEFSSAPGTVLSRDKLLERVWDYGWGGDTRVVDVHVQRLRTKIGQDRIETVRGFGYKLKA; the protein is encoded by the coding sequence ATGGCAGACCAGACCCACGTGCTGTTCGTCGAGGACGACGACGTCATCCGCGAGGCCACCCAACTCGCCCTGGAGCGGGACGGCTTCGCGGTCACCGCCATGCCGGACGGACTGTCGGGCCTGGAGGCGTTCCGGGCGAACCGCCCCGACATCGCTCTGCTGGACGTCATGGTCCCGGGCCTGGACGGCGTCAGCCTGTGCCGCCGTATCCGCGACGACTCCACCGTGCCGGTGATCATGCTGTCGGCGCGCGCCGACTCGATCGACGTGGTGCTCGGGCTGGAGGCGGGCGCCGACGACTACGTGACCAAGCCGTTCGACGGTGCCGTCCTGGTCGCCCGGATCCGCGCGGTGCTGCGGCGCTTCGGGCACGCGGGCGGCGGGGACCGGGGCGAGGAAAGTGCCGGGGCCACCGCCGAGGCCGTGCTGACCTTCGGCGAGCTGGAGATCGACACAGGGGGCATGGAGGTGCGCAGGGCCGGGACGCCGGTGGCGCTCACCCCGACCGAGATGCGGCTGCTGCTGGAGTTCTCCTCCGCGCCGGGCACGGTCCTGTCCCGCGACAAACTCCTGGAGCGGGTGTGGGACTACGGCTGGGGCGGTGACACCCGGGTCGTGGACGTCCATGTGCAGCGGCTGCGGACGAAGATCGGCCAGGACCGGATCGAGACGGTCCGCGGCTTCGGCTACAAGTTGAAGGCCTGA
- a CDS encoding A/G-specific adenine glycosylase: MTAPTKPPHSSPADDSTDAPLGAGLHSPVIDWFDEHARDLPWRRPEAGPWGVMVSEFMLQQTPVSRVLPVYEQWLERWPRPADLAADAPGEAVRAWGRLGYPRRALRLHGAAVAITERHGGDVPTRHAQLLALPGIGEYTAAAVASFAYGQRHAVLDTNVRRVFARAVTGTQYPPNATTAAERKLARALLPPDEETAARWAAASMELGALVCTAKNETCPRCPIAAQCAWRLAGKPAHEGPPRRGQTYAGTDRQVRGRLLAVLREAHSPVPQAVLDRVWHEPVQRARALDGLVADGLVEPLTGGLYRLPLT, from the coding sequence ATGACTGCGCCCACGAAGCCCCCGCACAGCAGCCCCGCCGACGACAGCACCGATGCTCCGCTCGGAGCGGGCCTGCACTCCCCCGTCATCGACTGGTTCGACGAGCACGCCCGGGATCTGCCGTGGCGGCGGCCCGAGGCCGGACCCTGGGGGGTGATGGTCAGTGAGTTCATGCTCCAGCAGACGCCCGTGAGCCGGGTGCTGCCGGTCTACGAGCAGTGGCTCGAACGGTGGCCGCGCCCCGCAGACCTGGCCGCGGACGCGCCCGGTGAGGCCGTACGCGCCTGGGGCCGGCTCGGCTATCCGCGCCGGGCCCTGCGGCTGCACGGCGCCGCCGTCGCCATAACGGAGCGGCACGGCGGTGACGTACCGACACGGCACGCGCAGTTGCTCGCGCTGCCCGGGATCGGCGAGTACACGGCCGCAGCCGTCGCCTCGTTCGCGTACGGGCAGCGGCACGCGGTGCTGGACACCAACGTCCGGCGGGTCTTCGCGCGGGCGGTGACCGGCACGCAGTACCCGCCGAACGCCACCACCGCCGCCGAGCGCAAGCTCGCCCGCGCCCTGCTGCCCCCGGACGAGGAGACCGCCGCGCGCTGGGCCGCCGCCTCCATGGAGCTCGGCGCGCTCGTCTGCACGGCCAAGAACGAGACCTGCCCGCGCTGCCCCATCGCCGCCCAGTGCGCCTGGCGGCTCGCGGGCAAGCCCGCTCACGAAGGACCGCCCCGGCGCGGACAGACGTACGCCGGTACCGACCGGCAGGTCCGCGGCCGGCTGCTCGCCGTCCTCCGGGAGGCGCACTCACCGGTCCCGCAGGCGGTCCTCGACCGGGTGTGGCACGAGCCGGTGCAGCGGGCGCGAGCGCTCGACGGGCTCGTCGCGGACGGACTCGTGGAACCTCTGACGGGTGGTTTGTATCGGCTGCCGTTGACGTAG
- a CDS encoding SigE family RNA polymerase sigma factor, with protein MAQGEVLEFEEYVRTRQDALLRSARRLVPDPVDAQDLLQTALVRTYGRWETIEDKRLADAYLRRVMINTRTEWWRARKLEEVPTEQLPDACVDDATEQHADRALLMDVMKVLAPKQRSVVVLRHWEQMSTEETAAALGMSAGTVKSTLHRALARLREELEARDLDARALEREERERCTAA; from the coding sequence ATGGCGCAGGGCGAGGTGCTCGAGTTCGAGGAGTACGTCCGCACCCGGCAGGACGCGCTGCTGCGCAGTGCACGCCGTCTGGTCCCGGACCCGGTCGACGCGCAGGACCTGCTCCAGACGGCGCTCGTCAGGACGTACGGCCGCTGGGAGACCATCGAGGACAAGCGGCTGGCGGACGCCTACCTGCGCCGGGTGATGATCAACACCCGGACCGAGTGGTGGCGGGCGCGCAAGCTGGAGGAGGTGCCGACCGAGCAGCTCCCGGACGCCTGCGTCGACGACGCCACCGAGCAGCACGCGGACCGCGCCCTGCTCATGGACGTCATGAAGGTGCTCGCTCCCAAGCAGCGCAGTGTCGTGGTGCTGCGACACTGGGAGCAGATGTCCACGGAGGAGACCGCTGCCGCCCTCGGCATGTCGGCCGGAACGGTCAAGAGCACGCTGCACCGGGCGCTCGCCCGGCTCCGCGAGGAGCTGGAGGCCCGCGACCTGGACGCACGCGCGCTGGAGCGTGAGGAGCGGGAGCGTTGCACGGCGGCCTGA